The genomic stretch AGTTAGCAAAACGTCACCCGGGTATTCACTTTGAATTGGTTCTGAATGCTTCCTCTAAAAATATTGAAGATTATTTCATGAAAATGGAAGTTCCTGTTAATCTTCACATTTTTCCTGTCCAAGAAGATCTGGACCCCTTCTATCGTCGTGCAGGTCTGGTAATGAATCTTACGAATCCGGAATTATGTATTGAAACGTTTGGGATGACCATTCTTGAAGCGATGTGTTATGGAATTCCGGTCATCGCACCCCCCTGGGTGGACCTGCAGAACTGGTAGAAAGTGAAAAGAATGGCTTTTCAATAGATGTCCGCGATGCCGCTACATTGGATTTCCGTTTAGAATATCTCGCTTCAAATCCTGAGTTTTTAAAGAAATTATCAGCCGGTGCACGCGAAACTGCGCAAAAGTTTAAATCAGAAAATTTCAGGAATGCCGTTGTTCAGTGCGTTCAGGGTGACAAGCATCTGTAAGGTTTTAGTACATTTTGTCCAATTTCATTAGAGGGTTAAATTCTAATTGGTTTCTTTTCAGCCTTCTGGAATTGATTTATGCTGCAATTCTGTTTTTACGTCAATTTCAGAGTAGGCTTGACTTGCAAGGAGTGTCCCTTTCTTTGTTCCGTTTTCGCTAAACCTTAGATGTAAGATGTCGTAGAAATTGATGATATACCCACTGTGGTATGATGTAGATTAATGAATTCAGCAATAGAAAGGGAATTGAGTATGTCGAAGAAGCGTGTGGCAATTATCGGAACAACGGGTCTGCCTGCACGGTATGGCGGATTTGAGACGTTAGCACATCATCTGGTGGATCAGTTGGGAAGCAGATATGATATATCGGTGTATTGTAGCAGTAAGTATTTTGCGGACCGTGGCAAACGTCTTTCAGTGTATAACGGTGCCCGATTGATTTATCTTCCGTTGAATGCGAATGGATATCAAAGTATTCCCTATGATATTTTTTCCATCATTCATGCCATCCGTAAGAACGATGTTTTATTATTACTCGGTGTTTCCGGTGCAATATTGCTCCCCTTCCTAAAACTGTTTACTAACAAACCCATTCTGGTGAATATTGATGGACAGGAGTGGAAACGTCCGAAGTGGAATTGGCTTGCGAGAAAAGTGCTGGGCTTTAGTGAAAAACTGGCCGTAAGGTTCGCCGATGAAGTGATTGCCGATAATAAAGTTATTCAGCAATATGTAGAACAAAGTTATGGTCGTGACAACGCACGCCTGATTGAATATGGTGGTGATCATGTATCGAAACGTCCGCTTACAGATAAGCTTTTAGAAAAGTATCCCTTTTTAAATCAAAATTATGCTTTCAATGTCAGTCGCATTGAACCGGAGAATAATATTCATCTCATTCTTCAGGCATTCAGCAAGGCACCGCGTCATCAACTCGTTATGGTAGGGCTGTGGAGTCATGGTAAATACGGCATGAATCTGAAAGCACAATATAGTAAATATCCGAATATTCATTTGCTCGATCCCATTTACAATCAAGATGAGTTAAACGAAATCCGATCTAACGCCGGTGTATATGTGCATGGGCACAGCGCGGGAGGTACAAATCCGGGGTTGGTAGAGGCCATGTGTCTTGGTCTTCCCGTGGTGAGTTATGATATCAGTTATAACCGGGAGACAACAAATCACCGTGCCCGTTATTTTAAATCCGGAAGTGATCTCTTGTCCATTCTTGATGTACTCGATCAGAAAGAAAGAATGCGCATGGGTTATGATCTGGAACAGTACGGTCGTCAGTATTATTCATGGAATAGAATTGCAGCACTCTACGCAACAGCATTCGACGGTGATGATGATTCAACGGGTCGGTTATTGTACCGGTCCTCGCAGAATTTTGTAGAACAAATTCAGCTGTTAACAGGTGGTCAAAAAGTTAAGATAGCATGAGGCGAACACTTACCGGCTGTATTTTATTTCTTATATTTCAAGGTGCACTCTTTGCGCAGCAGGTGAGCACTGTGGCCGGTCTTGCAGGATTGACGGGAAGCGCGAATGGTACAGGGAGCTCGGCCCGCTTTAATGAGCCTCATGGATTGACGGCTGACAAGAATGGTAATATCTATATCGCAGACCGAATAAATAATTTAATCCGAAAGATTACGCCTTCAGGTACGGTTTCAACCTTTGCAGGTACAGGAGCAATTGGTGCAACGGATGGCCCCGCTTTAACAGCTTCTTTCAACGAACCATGGGATATTGCCTGCGATACACTTGGTAATTTTTACATCGCTGATACGAAGAATTATAAAATTAGAAAGATAGATGCGTCAGGAAATGTCACCACTCTTGCCGGTACAGGAGTATTCGGGACCAGTAACGGTCCGGGTGCAACTGCTCGTTTTGGAACCCCTGCAGGAATAGCAGTGACCAGGGACGGTCAAAAAATTTATGTCTCCGATTACAACACACATACTATACGTCTGATTGACGCCGGACAGGTCTTTACACTTGCAGGTACGGTATTTTTATCAGGTAGTGTTGATGGGAGTGGAACCGCGGCATCCTTCAATCATCCGTTTGGATTATCTCTGAATGCATCAGGCGACCTGTTGATTGCCGATGAATGGAATCATAAAATTCGTAAAATGACTCCGGCAGGAGTGGTATCTACCATAGCAGGAGATGGTAATCCTGGCACCACTGATGGAACTCCACTTACAGCCCGATTCAATTTCCCTGTTGATGTGGCTACTGATACAATAGGAAATATCTTTATTACCGATGGACAGAATCATACCATAAGAAAATTCTCTTCACAGAGCGGTCAGGTGACCACCTATGCCGGCTATGCAGGTCAGCCTGGAGCTGTTGATGGAAATGGATCTCTGGCACGGTTTAAAAATCCGGCCGGAATAGTATACAAC from Bacteroidota bacterium encodes the following:
- a CDS encoding DUF1972 domain-containing protein is translated as MSKKRVAIIGTTGLPARYGGFETLAHHLVDQLGSRYDISVYCSSKYFADRGKRLSVYNGARLIYLPLNANGYQSIPYDIFSIIHAIRKNDVLLLLGVSGAILLPFLKLFTNKPILVNIDGQEWKRPKWNWLARKVLGFSEKLAVRFADEVIADNKVIQQYVEQSYGRDNARLIEYGGDHVSKRPLTDKLLEKYPFLNQNYAFNVSRIEPENNIHLILQAFSKAPRHQLVMVGLWSHGKYGMNLKAQYSKYPNIHLLDPIYNQDELNEIRSNAGVYVHGHSAGGTNPGLVEAMCLGLPVVSYDISYNRETTNHRARYFKSGSDLLSILDVLDQKERMRMGYDLEQYGRQYYSWNRIAALYATAFDGDDDSTGRLLYRSSQNFVEQIQLLTGGQKVKIA